ATATCCAAACATCTAAAAACTGCTCTTGCCTAGCATGGGGTTGCATTGCTATAATAGCGCAGAGTTCCCCGTTTGCCTAGAGGAGTGTTGCAATGAATCGATCGTTGTTGTTGATCGCCCTAGGGCCAGTTCAGGAATTTATTGAGCAGGCTCGGCGCACCCGCGATGTCTGGTTTGGTTCGTGGGTGCTCAGTCATCTTTCTAAAAAGGTCGCCCAAACCCTGCCACGCGAAGGCTTGATCTTTCCAACTGGCGAAAGCTTGCCCTCACCTGAACTCGAAAGGATTGATCCAACGCGCGAACGAATCAGTTATAGCAACCAAATTTTGGTGATCGTGCCCGATGCCCGAGCGGCAATTACCCAAGCTTATGGGGCTTTTAAGCAAGAAATTAAGCTATTCGTTAATAAACTTGATGATTTACTGCAAAAAGATCCCGATAGAATCTACAAAAATTACCCTGATGTGGACCAACGTGAGCAAATTGATTTACAGTTGTTTGATTTATTTGAGTTTCAGTATGCACACGTCGATCTTCCTGATGATCAACACTATGCGCAACAACGCAAAAAACTCTACCAATTATATACAGCGCGTAAAAATACTCGTAGTTTTGGTTCGATTAGGTGGGATCAGTCGCTTCCACGCCCTGAGCGTGAGGCTAAGTTACCACCAGCAGTACGCAGATCGACAAAACGTTCAAATAAATCATCGCTTGATGGCTGGCACACGATGGTAACCAGCGGCGATAAATCAGGTGAGAATCTCTCAGCCGTTGATTTGCTTAAACGCAAATTAAACCCTCATAATATTGACCCATCCTATCCCGAAGGGCTTAATGGCTTTCCAAGCACTTCGCATATGGCTGCGCTGGCATTTGCCCAAAGCATGCAGGATTCAGATTCTACAAAAATTACCCAAAAATGGGCAGAGTATATCGACACATTAGAAGAGCTTGATCCACGATTTACCGAATTTGAGCAGCTCCCACTGCGATTTCGTAATCAACAATTATTTTTCGGAACGTATGATGGCTCATTAATCTATGAATCACGTTTAGGCGATGATATTCCGATCCCAAATAAAGAATCTACTTCAGAACAAAAGTCCAAATATGATTCAAATCTTATAGATGCTCGGAAGGCTCTGCGGCATTTCTTAGGTGCAAAGACTCCTATTCCTTATTATGCGATTATTGCTGCCGATGGCGATAAAATGGGCGATTTAATCGATTCAATTACTGATGTACAAACCCATCGTAATTTATCCAAAGCTGTTACAGATTTTGCCCAAGCAGCAGCTCAGATTTTAGAGGAAAAATATCAAGCAGCAGTTATTTATGCTGGTGGCGATGATGTGTTAGCGCTCTTGCCATTGCATACAGTTTTACGCGCAACCAAGGAAATTAGCGATCTCTTTGTCGAATATATGCAAACACTAGCAGAGCAACAGGGTGTTAGCACGCCAACCCTCTCGGTTGGTGTGGCAATTGTGCATCATCTTGAAGCCTTGCAAGATTCTATTCAATTAGCTCGCAAGGCCGAGAAGTTAGCCAAAAAGCCGCGTAATGCCTTGGCAATTATTCTCAGCAAACGTAATGGCTCCGATAAAACAATTGTTGGTCAGTGGAATACAACATTTTATCACCATTTAAATGATTTAGTTAAGCTGCATTGCCAACAAACAATTCCCGATGGCTTTATTTTTGAGTTTGATGAATTGCTCAAACGCTTTGACTTTGGGTTGATCAACGAGCCAGCGGAACTTCAACAAACGCTCAAGATTATCGAACATGAATGGCAGCGCATATTAAAACGTAAACAAACGCAGCATGCTGGCAAAGCTAGCTTTTTGGCCGCTGAGATGATTAATCTGCTCCAAAGTATTATTGGCTATTGTGCGAGTCATGCCTCAAATTCTGCCAAACCAGACCAATATCTACGCGATTTTATCGCCATGAATCTGGTAGCGCGGGAGTTAGCTATGGTTCAAGCTTTATTTGAAAAGGCTCAGAGCCAAGGAGTAACCCAATAATGCCACGTGATCTCTGGCTGATCCAGCCGTTCAATTCCTTGGTGGTTGCTGATGGTCGCCCATTTGAAAACCAGCCAGGTGCTCGCGCCAAAAGCCTGAGTTTTCCGCCGCCTTCGGTCACTGCTGGCGGTTTTCGCGCCCGCGCGGGCGTAAAGGCAAACTACGATTTTGCTCAAAAATTAACCCCAGAGCAGCATAAAACGCTGTTAAATATGCAGGTGCATGGTCCAATTCTGCTCAAAGAATCGCTTGATTTGCTGATTCCATTTGTTGCAATCCCCGCCGATGCCTTGATTCGCCAAGATGGTTCAAATGTCACATGCTATCGCTTGCAGCCACTTGATCCTGCCTATTTTCCAAGCGAACAGACCGATCTTAATCAGCCCGATCCTAAACATCCCAATCAACCAAGGTTTGCCTTGGTTGGCAGTCAACAGTTGACCAAAGGTAAAGCACCCGCAAACCTGCCACGCTTTTGGAACTGGGATGGGCTGTTTTTGCCGTGGTTGATCAATCCACACATCCATGAATTCAGCCTTGAACAGCAAGTAGCCGATGGCCAGATGCTTGATTTAGAGCGCGATACACGGACGCATGTGGGAATTACAGCCAGCACCCAAGTTGCCGAGGACGGCCAATTATTCCAAACTCAAGGCTTAAATTTTCATACCTTGGCGGCTAGCTATAGTTTAGGCCTTTGGAGCGAAACCCCAATCGATTCGGCAGTGGCAAGTTTAGGCGCTGAACGGCGCTTGATCAATTGGCGGCAATCAGCGATCCCTGTTTCGCCCAACTTTACAAACATCCATCCAGCGATTTTA
This portion of the Herpetosiphon gulosus genome encodes:
- a CDS encoding type III-B CRISPR module-associated protein Cmr3, whose protein sequence is MPRDLWLIQPFNSLVVADGRPFENQPGARAKSLSFPPPSVTAGGFRARAGVKANYDFAQKLTPEQHKTLLNMQVHGPILLKESLDLLIPFVAIPADALIRQDGSNVTCYRLQPLDPAYFPSEQTDLNQPDPKHPNQPRFALVGSQQLTKGKAPANLPRFWNWDGLFLPWLINPHIHEFSLEQQVADGQMLDLERDTRTHVGITASTQVAEDGQLFQTQGLNFHTLAASYSLGLWSETPIDSAVASLGAERRLINWRQSAIPVSPNFTNIHPAILNDIKQAKHCRIVLLTPAIWDAGFYPNKLPTFELPITATIKAVVNPRPEYVSGWDLQAQTPRETRRLAAAGTVLFVELAGSEAEIEQWAHQIWFHNISSCDKKPKEGHIADQAAKDGFGLAVLGTWNDGYLQELA
- the cas10 gene encoding type III-B CRISPR-associated protein Cas10/Cmr2 — encoded protein: MNRSLLLIALGPVQEFIEQARRTRDVWFGSWVLSHLSKKVAQTLPREGLIFPTGESLPSPELERIDPTRERISYSNQILVIVPDARAAITQAYGAFKQEIKLFVNKLDDLLQKDPDRIYKNYPDVDQREQIDLQLFDLFEFQYAHVDLPDDQHYAQQRKKLYQLYTARKNTRSFGSIRWDQSLPRPEREAKLPPAVRRSTKRSNKSSLDGWHTMVTSGDKSGENLSAVDLLKRKLNPHNIDPSYPEGLNGFPSTSHMAALAFAQSMQDSDSTKITQKWAEYIDTLEELDPRFTEFEQLPLRFRNQQLFFGTYDGSLIYESRLGDDIPIPNKESTSEQKSKYDSNLIDARKALRHFLGAKTPIPYYAIIAADGDKMGDLIDSITDVQTHRNLSKAVTDFAQAAAQILEEKYQAAVIYAGGDDVLALLPLHTVLRATKEISDLFVEYMQTLAEQQGVSTPTLSVGVAIVHHLEALQDSIQLARKAEKLAKKPRNALAIILSKRNGSDKTIVGQWNTTFYHHLNDLVKLHCQQTIPDGFIFEFDELLKRFDFGLINEPAELQQTLKIIEHEWQRILKRKQTQHAGKASFLAAEMINLLQSIIGYCASHASNSAKPDQYLRDFIAMNLVARELAMVQALFEKAQSQGVTQ